DNA sequence from the Thermodesulfobacteriota bacterium genome:
GAAGGGACATGGAGGCCGCCTCTCGCGCTCAAGGACAAAACCCTCGGCTAGGAAGGGTGTGATAGCTCGACTGATCCCTGCCTCTCCAGCTGGCTAAAACGATATAAGCTCCGCGAATTCGTCTATCGCGAGCCCTATTCCGTCCACGTATACCTTCAAGTCGGTTGCTCCGTCCTCAAGCGGGTTACAGTCCTCCGTCGTAAGCGTGTCGCTGAACATTCCCGCGGGCACGTCTATCTCCTCGCCGAACGCGAGTATCTCTGCCTGGTCCTCCGCTATCCCCGGCGCGAACTCCTGCTGGAATACCATGCCGATTTCGGGCTCTCCGGGCATCATTATCCCCGGCAGGTTCCCGTCCTCCCCCGCGCGCCATTCCCCTTCATGCGACACGATCTCGCCGTCCTCGAATATGTCAACGTCCTCGCCGAAGTAGCAGACAGTCCCGTCAGGGGCCTGGGCGAAGAAGTTTCTGGAAACTTCGATCAGCTCGCCGTCCTCGAATTCCGTCTCCACGAGGACACGAGTCGTGACCCCTGCTACGACTTCCGTCTCGTCCGGCACTGTTATTTCCACCCTTACTACTACGCCTTCGTCGTCCTCTCCCTCGAGAACCATCTCACTGCCGACGACGACGGGGAAGAACCCGTTATCGATCACGAGCGAGAAGGGCCCGCCGGTTTCGGGGTCGCAGACCTCTATGCCCGTATTCAGCTCCGGGCATACTCCCCCTCCGCCCCCGCCTCCTCCGTTACATCCGCCGATCGTGAAAAACGATAGACTCAGCACAAGGAACGCTAACGCCGCTCTTTTAATCATGGCAATACCTCCTCTCTTGACATATTTACTCACATGATAGAGGAGGAATCTTGCCCCTCCATTTCCGAAAGATTACAAGTTCGTAAGGTTTCGCTACTGGTATAAAAAACCCCCGTTCGTCCTGAGCTTGTCGAAGGATTGAACGGGTTGTACTCCTGAATGTCAGTAACTCCGACCATGACCGAGATAACCCGCCCCGTTCTCCAGTATTCTTTCGAAACAGGGCGGGTGCAGGTAATGAGGGATGAGTCATGTAATTGAATGAAAGGTCGGGACTCCCCCCGCATTCCTCATAGCAGCTGCGGCTACGCCGGGGGGAATCCCGTAAATACACCGGAGGTTTGCGGCGCTAATTCGAGGTCATGAAGATTCCCTCGGTGATGGTCTGGTTCCCGCTCGCTTCTATCGCCAGCACCTCGAACTTGTACTCTCCGCCCGGCACTATAAGCTCCGCTGGGACGGTAACCTGCGTCGCGTCGGCGGGAAGGAAAATATCTAATTTCTGCGGAGGCTCCGCTCCCTCAAGTTCAACTATTACTTCATATGCGATAATCTCGATGTCGGCCGAATCGCTGCACTCCCCCGTAGCCGAAGCCGTGTCGAGCTTACTCGTGACGGGCTCCCATTCGATGACGACGGGAGCATTCGGGTTGAGCGTATCGCCGTCTCCGGGCGAAGTTACTTCAGGCCCGCAGGGTAGAACATGCGTGAGCTCCGCCTCGCCTTCGAGCTCTTCTCCTTCAACGGTTGTGCCCTCAAAGTCATACACACCCGCAGGCAGGAGCTTCAGTATAGCGGGGAGGGACATGTCTTCCTGGAAATCGGGCTCGTTGCTCTCCATGAAGAGCTCCGTGCTTCCGAGCCTCCTCAGCTTGCCGAAGTTGTCCACCTCGAAGACGAGCCTGCCGTTCGGGTCTTCTATCCTGATCTGCTTCCAGGCCTCTCCGTCGAGGAAGATCTGGAGTCCCGCGTCCCCGTCGGTGGCATTCACCTCTATCCGTATCTGCGCATCACTGAACGGGATCTCCTGCCCCTCGATCTCTCGATCGTTGTGGCTGTCCCGCGCGCCTGCCGTAAAACTGAACCCGAGCGCCGAGAGGAGAATCAGAGCAGCGTAGACAAACCTGCTCCCCGCTCCGCCGCAACTTCTTAATACCGCTTTTAATGCTCTTGTGCTACTCATAACGCACCTCCTGAATCTGGATTTATCTCCATGATAAAGGAAGGCGATTGCCGGAATATTTCATGAACATTACATCGCGGAAATGGTTATGATAAAGTCTCTTATCCCGTTTTTTTCATACTGTCATTCCCCAAACGATTGCGAGCAACAGTTCCGAGCAAGCGTAAGAACTGGTCGCCGCCGGCTGATTACTAATGCGTAATTATACTTGGCAAGATGCATATCAATACAAATCGGCAATCGGTCACTATTGACTGATTGCTAAGATGTCCATTATCTAGGAAACATAGTAAAATAAACTAAATCTTTATCGGGAATCTAAAACCCCGTTCGTCCTGAGCCTGTCGAAGGACAACAAAATTTCCCCTCTCCCCAGCGTGGGACGGTTCTGAGAGTGCGTAAGAACCGGTCGGACCTACAACGAAGATGATGCAGCCAATCAACTATGGGCTCAATGCCGCTTAAGCCAAATCAAGGACAGGATGGGGGTGTTACCAACTACCTATAAGAATCAGTCACCCTGAACTCGTTTCAGGGTCTCATTATTCTTCCTTTTATTAAAACTTCCCCGGAAGGAAAAGAGATACGTTCGCTTCGTTATGCGGATGAAAAATCAAGCAGGGAGATGCACTGAGAATACCGATCCCGCTCCCGGCTTGCTCGATACCTCGACGTATCCCCTGTGCGCGCCGACTATGGCCTTCACGAGGCTGAGTCCCAGCCCGAGCCCCCTCTGCGAGCGGCTCTTGTCTCCCCTGTAGAGGCGGTCCCAGATGTTGTCTAGCTCGTCTTCCGAGATGCCGATGCCCGTGTCTTTGACCGTGATCTCTACCTCCTTCTCTCTGCGGCTCGCTTCTATGTCTATCCTTCCGCCCGATGGGGTGTATTTGATGGCGTTATCGAGCAGGTTGGCGAGCACCTGCCGTATCCTGCTCCTGTCCGCCGTGAGGTAGAGTTCCCCTGGGAAACCCGCGTGTACCGAGACGCCTTTCTCCTCGGCGACGTACCCGTAGAGGTCCACGACGTCGTCTATCAGCGGTGCGACGTTCATCTCTTCGAGATTGAGCTTCATCGCCCCCGTTTCCGCTTCTGACACGTCCATGAGCGTGTTCAGCATTATGAGTATCCGCTCCGATTCCTCTATGCAGTCGGAGAGGGCCTCACTCAGAGCCTCGCCGTCGGTTGAGGACTGGAGCGCCATTTCCGCAGTCCCGCGGAGCCTCGTCATCGGCGTGCGCAGGTCGTGGGCGACGTTGTCGAGCACGCTCCTCATCCCGTTCACGAGGGCCTCTATCCTGTCGAGCATCGTGTTGAAGAGAGAGATGAGCTCGTCGTTGAGCTTATCCTCGTTGCGCACGGGAACCCTCATGTCTATCTTTGCCTTCGCAACGATGGAATTGAGCGTATTTATCAACTGTCTTATCGGGTTGAGCGCGCGGTCTGCTGCGAAAAGACCGCCCAGGTACGCGATGATTATCACGGGAATAATAGCGAAGAGGTAGACGTTCCGTATCCTCCTCAAAAGGTCTTCTCTCCCGGCGATGGTCTGGCCCATCGTCAGTACCGAGCCGTCCTCGAGCGTGAGCGAGGTAATTTCGTACGCGTCTTCCTCGCCCTCCCTGACGAATGCCCATTCGTTATTTCCCGATCCCGCACCTGCGCCGAGCTCCTCTTCGTCGAATTCATCCCAGCCTTTGGGGACCCTCAGAATATCGGCGTCGCGCTCTCCTCCGAAAAGCCGCACGAGGAACGGGTCTTCCTCGTCCTCGAATATTTCGAGCTTGAACGCATCCATGCCTTCGTCCTGATAAATTCCGGCGAGGTCGTTCAGGTCCTCTTCGATCTCGCTCCTGCTCTGCTCGTATATGTAGTCGGAAATGACCGAGTAGATGTAGAGGTTAATTACGAGCGAGCTCAGGACGAAAAGCACAGTGTACAGCGTGATGAGCCTGAAGCTGCTCGACTTGAAAAGGAGTTTAGGATTCTTTAAGAACATAGCCCACACCCCTTATCGTCTGTATCATCTTCGTATCGAAGTCCTTGTCGAGCTTGTTCCTGAGCCTGCACACGAGCACGTCGACCACGTTCGTCTGCGGGTCGAAGCTGTAGTCGTAGATGTGCTCCATTATGAGCGTCTTCGAGAGAGCCCTGCCCTGGTTCCTCATGAAGTACTCCAGAAGCGAGAACTCCTTCGGCTGGAGCTCTATCTCTTCGCCCGACCGGACGACCCTTCTCGTAAGGAGGTCCATCGTGAGCTCCCCAGCCTTGAGATAGGTGGCCGCCGTCGAGCCTGTAGAGCGCCTTATGAGCGCCTGCACGCGCGCGAGGAGCTCGGAGAACGCGAAGGGCTTGGT
Encoded proteins:
- a CDS encoding HAMP domain-containing sensor histidine kinase, whose protein sequence is MFLKNPKLLFKSSSFRLITLYTVLFVLSSLVINLYIYSVISDYIYEQSRSEIEEDLNDLAGIYQDEGMDAFKLEIFEDEEDPFLVRLFGGERDADILRVPKGWDEFDEEELGAGAGSGNNEWAFVREGEEDAYEITSLTLEDGSVLTMGQTIAGREDLLRRIRNVYLFAIIPVIIIAYLGGLFAADRALNPIRQLINTLNSIVAKAKIDMRVPVRNEDKLNDELISLFNTMLDRIEALVNGMRSVLDNVAHDLRTPMTRLRGTAEMALQSSTDGEALSEALSDCIEESERILIMLNTLMDVSEAETGAMKLNLEEMNVAPLIDDVVDLYGYVAEEKGVSVHAGFPGELYLTADRSRIRQVLANLLDNAIKYTPSGGRIDIEASRREKEVEITVKDTGIGISEDELDNIWDRLYRGDKSRSQRGLGLGLSLVKAIVGAHRGYVEVSSKPGAGSVFSVHLPA
- a CDS encoding response regulator transcription factor, with amino-acid sequence MRVLVVEDDKKIAAFVMNGLRQAGFAVDHASDGEEGLHLALHESYDAAVIDIMLPKLDGLGLIDELRRSGVMTPVLILSARRTVDDRVKGLEAGGDDYLTKPFAFSELLARVQALIRRSTGSTAATYLKAGELTMDLLTRRVVRSGEEIELQPKEFSLLEYFMRNQGRALSKTLIMEHIYDYSFDPQTNVVDVLVCRLRNKLDKDFDTKMIQTIRGVGYVLKES